Proteins from a genomic interval of Pseudomonas sp. RC10:
- a CDS encoding carboxymuconolactone decarboxylase family protein — protein MTTFTTYTLDNAPDASKPVLKAVKGAFGFVPNLQSNMAESPELLAGYSALWDLFSKSSLTAQEQQVVYLTSNFENNCHYCMAGHTTLAKMIGMEAAVIEALRAGTAIPDARLEALRQFTALVVRERGFAGDAAVDAFLAAGYTRKNVLEVVLGVATKVMSNYTNHIVHTELDAFMAGNEWTKPAATR, from the coding sequence ATGACCACCTTCACTACTTACACACTGGATAACGCACCGGACGCCTCGAAACCTGTTTTGAAAGCGGTTAAAGGCGCCTTCGGATTCGTGCCCAATCTGCAATCGAACATGGCTGAATCTCCAGAACTGTTGGCGGGCTATTCCGCGTTGTGGGATTTGTTTTCCAAGAGTTCACTGACCGCTCAGGAACAACAAGTGGTCTACTTGACCTCCAACTTTGAGAATAACTGCCACTACTGTATGGCTGGCCATACCACCCTCGCGAAGATGATCGGAATGGAAGCCGCAGTCATCGAAGCGCTGCGGGCCGGCACTGCTATCCCGGATGCTCGTCTAGAGGCATTGCGTCAGTTCACGGCCCTCGTGGTTCGGGAACGCGGGTTTGCGGGCGATGCGGCGGTTGACGCGTTCCTGGCGGCCGGTTACACGCGCAAAAATGTCCTTGAAGTTGTACTGGGCGTCGCCACTAAAGTCATGAGTAACTACACAAACCATATTGTGCATACCGAACTGGATGCCTTCATGGCAGGAAATGAGTGGACCAAACCCGCGGCCACTCGATAA
- a CDS encoding ABATE domain-containing protein translates to MSDSLRGPAMFVADAPALDFLNSVASPGGRHVDWLEDGAGWVDWLAQTGWVEPKVLAHIQARAMPGELDTIAAQARTLRDWFRDFVSKYRGQPLGAEAFGDLTALNRLLERDDQFMQVSLAPEATQPFQAQLVRRWPTPNALLLPVAEILANFICSEDFTDIKHCEGAACTLTFVDHTRGKKRRWCSMAVCGNRAKAAAHRERKKGTTSE, encoded by the coding sequence ATGTCCGATTCTCTGCGGGGCCCAGCGATGTTCGTGGCGGACGCGCCGGCTCTGGATTTCCTGAATTCCGTCGCCAGTCCGGGCGGCAGGCATGTAGATTGGCTTGAAGACGGGGCAGGCTGGGTCGACTGGCTTGCCCAAACGGGCTGGGTCGAGCCAAAAGTGCTCGCACACATCCAGGCTCGGGCGATGCCTGGAGAACTCGACACGATCGCAGCCCAAGCCAGGACACTGAGAGACTGGTTTCGTGATTTTGTCTCGAAATATCGAGGCCAGCCTCTAGGGGCTGAGGCATTCGGCGATCTCACGGCACTGAATCGTCTGCTCGAAAGAGATGATCAATTCATGCAAGTGAGCCTGGCCCCAGAAGCGACCCAGCCATTCCAGGCTCAACTGGTTAGACGCTGGCCGACCCCTAACGCATTGCTCCTGCCTGTCGCTGAAATACTGGCAAACTTTATCTGTTCTGAAGATTTTACGGACATCAAGCATTGTGAAGGGGCGGCTTGCACGCTGACGTTCGTCGATCACACGCGCGGCAAGAAAAGGCGTTGGTGCAGCATGGCGGTCTGCGGTAATCGAGCGAAGGCTGCAGCCCATCGTGAGCGCAAAAAAGGCACTACGAGCGAATAG
- a CDS encoding LysR family transcriptional regulator encodes MNTFLLTYKLFLCVARHKSFSVAAKEVGLAQSSVSRIIASLEHDIGAKLFIRTTRAVELTEAGHEYLQRIEPLIVQFEDANQAVKGNGELCGTLRIGLTSGMALREVVPMLSNFREQHPSLCVNLVLDDARQDLIKDGVDVAIRCGPLADSTATTRVVGAARRMLVASPDYVKAHGLPKSPRDLLHHTMIGGPPGLTAGSWSFEKDGNQQTVRIEPKIAVNINDVAMSAAIHGLGIAMTSCWACKKERADGTLVEVLSDWSLATVTVYAIFPGGAAAKPAAKAFVEHFITQNVFHTAHDLDASH; translated from the coding sequence ATGAATACATTCCTACTCACCTATAAGCTCTTCTTGTGTGTCGCACGGCACAAAAGTTTTTCGGTGGCTGCCAAAGAAGTCGGGTTAGCACAATCATCTGTTTCGCGCATCATTGCGTCACTGGAGCACGACATCGGCGCCAAGCTTTTTATTCGAACCACGCGCGCCGTCGAACTCACCGAAGCGGGTCATGAATACCTGCAGCGTATCGAGCCTCTCATCGTGCAGTTCGAGGATGCCAATCAAGCGGTCAAAGGCAACGGTGAGCTCTGCGGAACGCTGCGAATCGGTCTTACCTCGGGCATGGCGTTGCGCGAAGTGGTGCCGATGTTGTCGAATTTTCGAGAGCAACACCCTTCTCTTTGCGTAAACCTGGTGCTGGACGATGCACGACAGGATTTGATTAAAGACGGTGTTGATGTCGCGATTCGGTGCGGGCCGTTGGCCGATTCGACAGCGACCACCCGGGTCGTGGGTGCCGCCCGCCGCATGTTAGTGGCCTCCCCCGACTACGTTAAAGCACACGGACTCCCCAAGTCTCCCCGCGACCTGCTGCATCACACGATGATCGGTGGGCCGCCGGGTCTTACCGCGGGCTCCTGGAGTTTTGAAAAAGACGGCAACCAGCAGACGGTACGCATCGAACCCAAGATTGCAGTGAACATCAACGACGTAGCGATGAGCGCGGCGATACATGGCCTGGGGATCGCGATGACCAGTTGCTGGGCCTGCAAGAAAGAGCGGGCGGACGGAACACTCGTTGAGGTGCTCAGCGACTGGTCGCTGGCAACCGTGACGGTATACGCAATATTCCCGGGAGGCGCCGCGGCCAAGCCCGCTGCAAAAGCGTTCGTTGAGCACTTCATTACCCAGAACGTATTTCACACCGCCCATGACTTGGACGCCTCTCATTAG
- a CDS encoding alpha/beta hydrolase, with protein MHFPSSNITTTHYKFADADGVRVFYREAGEPSFPTLLLLHGFPSSSHQFRNLIPLLADNFHIIAPDLPGFGFTEVPAERNYTYTFDALAHTLGEFVNAVGLESYAMYVFDYGAPTGLRLALKHPERVTGLVTQNGNAYLEGLGDAWAPIRAYWETPSAENRNAIADAILHLAGTKWQYEHGVHALESIAPESYTLDALLMDRPGNKDIQLDLFLDYANNLTLYPAFQEYFRTSKLPILAIWGKNDPFFIPPGAEAFKRDNPNAIVELLDTGHFALETHAEHIANRIIEVFGAAPEELLIN; from the coding sequence ATGCATTTTCCAAGCAGCAACATCACCACCACTCACTATAAATTCGCTGACGCCGACGGCGTGCGTGTTTTTTATCGGGAAGCGGGTGAGCCGTCTTTCCCGACCCTGCTGTTGCTTCACGGTTTTCCCAGTTCATCCCACCAGTTCCGCAACTTGATTCCATTGCTGGCGGATAACTTTCATATTATTGCGCCGGATCTGCCAGGCTTTGGTTTCACCGAGGTACCCGCTGAAAGGAACTACACCTACACATTCGACGCACTGGCGCATACCCTCGGCGAGTTCGTGAATGCAGTAGGTCTGGAAAGCTACGCAATGTACGTGTTCGACTATGGCGCCCCCACAGGCCTGAGGCTGGCATTGAAGCATCCGGAACGGGTGACCGGTCTGGTCACACAAAACGGCAATGCTTATCTTGAAGGACTGGGGGACGCCTGGGCGCCCATCCGGGCGTATTGGGAAACGCCGTCTGCCGAGAACAGGAACGCTATCGCTGACGCGATTTTGCACCTGGCCGGAACCAAATGGCAGTACGAACACGGTGTCCATGCCCTTGAATCCATCGCGCCTGAGTCTTATACCCTCGATGCCTTACTGATGGACCGCCCCGGAAATAAAGACATCCAGCTCGATCTTTTCCTGGACTATGCAAATAACTTGACGCTCTACCCTGCCTTCCAGGAATACTTTAGAACGTCAAAGCTGCCCATCCTTGCCATTTGGGGAAAGAACGATCCTTTCTTCATCCCTCCGGGAGCAGAGGCATTCAAACGAGATAATCCAAACGCAATCGTTGAACTGCTGGACACCGGACACTTTGCTTTGGAAACCCATGCCGAGCACATCGCAAACCGTATTATTGAAGTGTTTGGTGCGGCCCCCGAAGAATTACTCATTAACTGA
- a CDS encoding nuclear transport factor 2 family protein, translated as MSNIQSADNDVSPSETVRGFYNALGRGDVPAVLSLLHDQVQWTEAERFPYYSGTWVGPQAVLDNLLKRLATDWTDFAATADDFIVQGSRVVSFGVYSGTYKATGKYMSAPFAHLWNVTDGKLSSFVMYTDTAKVLEAMH; from the coding sequence ATGTCAAATATTCAGAGCGCAGATAACGACGTTAGCCCCTCAGAAACAGTGCGTGGTTTTTATAACGCCTTGGGACGCGGGGATGTGCCGGCCGTACTCAGCCTCCTTCATGACCAGGTGCAATGGACAGAAGCTGAGCGCTTTCCTTATTACAGCGGAACGTGGGTCGGCCCTCAGGCCGTACTGGATAATTTGCTCAAGCGATTGGCCACCGACTGGACAGACTTTGCAGCCACCGCCGACGATTTCATTGTGCAGGGATCACGGGTGGTGTCGTTCGGGGTTTATTCCGGCACTTACAAAGCGACAGGCAAATACATGTCTGCACCGTTTGCGCATCTTTGGAACGTCACAGACGGCAAACTTTCAAGTTTTGTGATGTACACGGATACCGCGAAGGTGCTTGAGGCCATGCACTAA
- a CDS encoding alpha/beta hydrolase, whose protein sequence is MSLSDSSHAATNAETNPVHYRTVQVDGLSIFYRESGPSNAPTLLMLHGFPSSSRMYEPLLRSLSTQYHVIAPDYPGFGHSDAPSASAFQYTFDHLATIVEHFTETLGLKRYVLVMQDYGGPIGMRLAVAHPERVQAIIVQNAVSHEEGLGPLWVKRREFWANRAANEQALRGAFLSLATTKQRHIGSNPNPESVDPDRWVDEFGFLSRPGQADIQTDLFYDYRTNVASYPAWGAWLREHQPRTLILWGKYDPSFQVDEVAAFQRDVPKAEAHILDAGHFAIQDDPEEISRLVKHFLHRTLK, encoded by the coding sequence ATGTCCCTCAGTGACTCCAGCCATGCAGCAACCAACGCGGAAACAAACCCCGTCCACTACCGCACGGTGCAGGTGGACGGACTCTCGATCTTTTACCGTGAATCCGGTCCAAGTAACGCGCCTACACTGCTGATGCTGCATGGATTTCCATCGTCGTCACGAATGTACGAGCCTTTATTGAGAAGCCTGTCGACTCAATACCACGTCATTGCGCCGGATTACCCAGGCTTCGGTCACAGCGACGCCCCCAGCGCAAGCGCCTTCCAATACACGTTCGATCATCTCGCCACCATCGTGGAGCACTTCACTGAGACGCTCGGCCTGAAACGTTACGTGCTTGTCATGCAGGACTACGGCGGTCCAATCGGCATGCGCCTCGCCGTCGCTCATCCGGAGCGCGTCCAGGCAATCATCGTTCAGAACGCCGTGTCTCATGAGGAAGGACTTGGCCCACTGTGGGTCAAGCGTCGCGAATTCTGGGCCAATCGCGCAGCAAACGAGCAGGCGCTACGCGGGGCATTCCTTTCACTGGCGACAACAAAGCAACGCCATATCGGCTCCAACCCCAACCCTGAGTCGGTCGATCCTGATCGCTGGGTGGACGAGTTCGGTTTTCTGTCACGACCAGGGCAGGCCGATATTCAGACGGACCTCTTCTACGACTACCGCACTAACGTCGCCAGTTACCCTGCATGGGGCGCCTGGTTGCGGGAACATCAGCCTCGAACCTTGATCCTGTGGGGCAAGTACGACCCCTCATTCCAGGTGGATGAGGTGGCTGCCTTTCAACGTGACGTCCCGAAAGCCGAGGCGCACATTCTTGACGCGGGCCACTTTGCGATCCAGGACGACCCTGAAGAAATCTCTCGCCTGGTCAAACACTTCCTTCACCGCACACTCAAGTAA
- a CDS encoding ABATE domain-containing protein, whose protein sequence is MVIPQNTTTDSATADIRYDGPVEVTSWAVAPVLAESTALDFLNTSLYSTGRQIDWLGSGAALVDWLQQVQLLSEQEALEVRRMARLEELDTVAAGARQLRDWFRSFVLRYHGQALTGDALHDLAPINDLLRADALHLQIHVRPPPSDVGSTVSPLHGVWKRREISSGALMYVLGEAVAHAIASLSFANIKYCQGRNCSLVFLDKTSRLSRRWCSMATCGNRAKQASHRKKQQKNPPHAS, encoded by the coding sequence ATGGTTATTCCGCAAAATACGACGACGGACAGCGCAACTGCTGATATCCGTTATGACGGTCCTGTAGAGGTTACGTCTTGGGCCGTGGCCCCCGTGCTTGCGGAGTCCACTGCCCTGGATTTTCTGAACACCTCCCTGTACTCCACCGGGCGGCAGATTGATTGGCTCGGAAGTGGCGCGGCTCTGGTTGACTGGTTGCAACAAGTCCAGTTGTTGAGTGAGCAGGAGGCGCTTGAAGTGCGTCGAATGGCTCGCCTGGAAGAGCTTGATACGGTGGCTGCGGGAGCGAGGCAGCTCAGGGACTGGTTTCGCTCCTTTGTCCTTCGATATCACGGACAAGCTCTGACGGGTGACGCGCTTCATGACTTGGCTCCAATCAATGATCTGTTGCGCGCCGATGCGCTTCATCTTCAGATTCACGTTCGCCCCCCACCCTCAGATGTCGGCTCGACGGTCAGTCCGTTGCACGGTGTCTGGAAACGGCGCGAGATCTCTTCTGGCGCGTTGATGTACGTGTTGGGCGAGGCGGTGGCACATGCCATCGCCTCGCTGAGCTTTGCGAATATCAAGTACTGCCAGGGCCGCAACTGTTCGCTGGTATTCCTCGATAAAACATCTCGCCTTTCTCGACGCTGGTGCAGCATGGCCACGTGCGGCAATCGAGCAAAGCAGGCCTCCCATCGCAAAAAACAGCAAAAAAACCCGCCTCACGCGTCGTGA
- a CDS encoding methyl-accepting chemotaxis protein produces MLVLTHLRFSVKLLSAFLLCAFITLSVGVIGILGSGTLARALSTAFNTNLVAIASASEVLSSVTAHNRTLYRLLAAKKTNAPSTDLEKIHTELANTLASAESALGTYQRLNQSLAETELAQLRIIWPDYVASSNNVIALADANNLDQSDAQINSGNLIAYRGLRDNLRSLVTANNDEIRDASARAIALKNSVYVQLGVGIAIAFLAAIGIGLMMTRMITRPLSEAVSNAERIAAGDLAQRIETDRSDEAGQLLNALGNMQSSLKSTLTDITRAAEQLGLAAGELNLVTDESTQSLSRQNGEIQQAATAVSQMTAAVEEVARNAVSTSDASRDATGKAEEGRNQVESTVAGINTMLSDIEASTLVVAELAKRVRDISSVLDVIRSIAEQTNLLALNAAIEAARAGEQGRGFAVVADEVRALAHRTQASTVEIEHMIGSAKNDAESAVQAMNKTLTVAANTQDQARLAGSALEAITQGVSRINERNLVIASASEEQAQVAREVDRNLVNIQTLSERTAVGANQTTASSQKLMTIAANLNAMVSKFKL; encoded by the coding sequence ATGCTCGTTCTTACACACCTCCGATTCTCCGTAAAACTTTTGAGCGCTTTCTTACTGTGCGCCTTCATTACTCTGTCCGTCGGGGTGATCGGGATACTCGGAAGTGGCACGCTCGCCCGTGCATTGTCCACCGCCTTTAACACCAATCTGGTTGCCATCGCCTCCGCATCGGAAGTACTCAGTAGCGTGACGGCGCATAACCGAACGCTTTATCGTCTGTTGGCGGCAAAAAAAACCAATGCCCCTTCTACCGACCTTGAAAAAATACACACGGAACTTGCCAACACACTGGCGAGCGCTGAATCCGCACTCGGCACCTATCAACGCCTGAATCAATCCCTGGCGGAAACGGAGCTGGCCCAGTTACGCATCATCTGGCCAGACTATGTGGCCTCCTCCAACAACGTCATTGCCCTCGCCGATGCAAATAACCTCGACCAGTCGGATGCTCAGATCAACTCGGGCAACCTGATCGCATACAGGGGATTGCGTGACAATCTCCGAAGCTTGGTCACCGCAAATAACGACGAGATTCGCGATGCATCCGCCCGTGCCATTGCGTTGAAAAACAGCGTTTATGTTCAGCTCGGGGTCGGAATCGCCATCGCCTTTTTAGCGGCGATAGGTATCGGGTTGATGATGACTCGCATGATCACTCGCCCCCTTTCAGAGGCGGTTTCGAACGCAGAAAGGATCGCCGCCGGTGATCTGGCTCAGCGCATTGAAACAGACCGTTCGGATGAAGCCGGTCAGCTACTGAACGCGCTGGGCAATATGCAATCGAGCTTGAAGTCCACGTTAACGGATATCACCAGGGCGGCAGAACAGCTCGGTCTGGCCGCAGGAGAACTGAATTTGGTCACCGATGAAAGCACTCAAAGCCTGTCCCGACAAAACGGCGAGATTCAACAGGCCGCTACTGCGGTCAGCCAAATGACGGCGGCGGTTGAGGAAGTGGCGCGCAACGCAGTCTCGACCTCTGATGCTTCCCGTGACGCGACGGGAAAAGCTGAGGAAGGACGCAATCAGGTCGAATCCACCGTTGCAGGTATCAATACGATGTTGAGCGACATTGAAGCGTCCACCCTGGTGGTGGCGGAACTGGCAAAGCGTGTGCGGGACATCAGCTCCGTGCTGGACGTGATCAGAAGCATCGCCGAGCAGACCAATTTACTCGCCCTGAATGCGGCAATCGAGGCGGCGCGCGCCGGGGAACAGGGCCGCGGCTTCGCGGTGGTCGCGGACGAAGTCCGAGCGTTGGCGCACCGGACTCAGGCCTCCACCGTTGAAATCGAACACATGATCGGATCGGCAAAAAACGATGCCGAGAGCGCCGTGCAGGCGATGAACAAAACCCTGACCGTGGCAGCCAATACGCAAGATCAGGCCCGCCTTGCCGGATCTGCTTTAGAAGCCATCACCCAAGGTGTCTCCAGGATCAACGAGCGCAATCTGGTGATTGCCTCCGCGTCAGAAGAACAGGCGCAAGTCGCCCGGGAAGTCGACCGTAATCTGGTGAACATCCAGACGCTCTCGGAAAGAACCGCCGTCGGGGCGAATCAAACCACAGCGTCGAGCCAAAAACTCATGACCATCGCCGCAAATCTCAACGCCATGGTGAGCAAGTTCAAGTTATGA
- a CDS encoding DUF417 family protein, translated as MNTSTTGTGFNTESIFKKGLGDKVTKFGVGAIYFAMTVIYLWFGGMKFSGYEANGIHGFVSNSPLLSWMYSFMSIQGFSNFLGVLEISVGVLIAGRLLSPKLSILGGVLSAGLFITTLSFMLTTPGVFEPSLGFPAISVVPGQFLLKDLGLLAASIFVAGTSLTALEKERG; from the coding sequence ATGAACACTTCCACAACAGGAACTGGCTTTAACACTGAAAGTATTTTCAAGAAAGGTCTCGGCGACAAGGTGACAAAATTTGGTGTAGGCGCGATCTATTTCGCCATGACCGTTATCTACCTCTGGTTTGGCGGCATGAAGTTTTCAGGGTATGAAGCGAACGGCATTCACGGTTTTGTCAGCAACAGTCCTTTGCTCTCGTGGATGTACAGTTTCATGAGCATTCAGGGCTTTTCAAACTTTCTCGGCGTGCTGGAGATTTCCGTTGGCGTACTGATCGCCGGGCGACTCCTCTCTCCCAAACTGTCCATCCTTGGCGGAGTTTTGTCGGCAGGCCTCTTTATCACAACGTTGTCGTTCATGCTGACGACACCGGGGGTCTTTGAACCGTCGCTGGGCTTCCCTGCCATCTCCGTAGTGCCTGGTCAGTTCCTGCTGAAAGACCTGGGTTTGCTGGCCGCCTCTATCTTCGTTGCGGGCACTTCACTCACCGCGCTCGAGAAAGAGAGGGGCTAA